Genomic window (Pseudovibrio brasiliensis):
GTGTCACTTCAGGTTTTATGGCTCCCTGAAGGCTCTGGCCATACTGTCTCGCACAGGTTCCATGAGATAATCAAAGAAGGTTCGGTCTCTCGTCGTGATATACACTTCAGCAGGCATACCAGGAGTTGCCTTGAAGTTCAGATGCCCAGGGATCTTCTCACGATCCAACTGCACTCGCGCTTTGTAAACGTCCCCCACACTGCTCATTGGATCTTCATTTCGTAAGGCATCTGCTGAGACATAAATGACTTTGGCATCTAGCATTGGCGTAATACGCTGGTTCAAGGCTGTCAGCCGCACCATAGCCTTCTGCCCTTCCTTCACATTATCGATCTCCGTGGTCTGGATTGAAGCCTCAATGATCAACTCATCTTGCAGAGGCAGAATCTCCATCAGGTCCTTCCCACTCTCAACAACACCACCAGCAGTGTGATAACGCATCCGAACGACAATGCCGCGCACAGGAGCAACAATTTCGACACGCTGTAAGACATCTTGTGCCGCGCGAATTTGCTCACTGACATCATCAAGATCCGCATTAACAACTTGCAGTTCACCCACTGCCGTTTGGGATGCTTCATTCTCCACTTTAACAATCTGAGCCCGCGCTCGTGCAATCCGCTCAGTCGCATCGCCAATCTCAGCGAGGATACGTCCTTCTTCCCCCTTCAGGTTTGCAAGTGAGCGCTCTATGCGCAGCACATCTGATTTTCGGATCAGTCCCTTACCCAAAATCTTCTTCTTGGCATCCAGCTCTTCCTGAAACAACTCCATCTGCTGCTTAACGGCAACCAACTGAGATTGGCCACCTTGTATGCGCTCCTTAAGAGCATTGATACCCTGTGCAAGGATATCAATCTCACTCTGCAGCTTTCTGGTTCTGGCTTTGAATGTTAGTGACTGGTTCAAGATGATGCTTTTAATTTTCGGATCGTGTGCCGTACTAGTAAGCATCTCAGGAAGAACCAGCATCTTATGCCCTTTGGCTTCTTGTGTTAGGCGCGCTTGAATGGCTTGCAAACGTGCTTGCCGGATCACCAACCGTTCCAGATTTGCTTCAGCAGCTGTTTCATCCAGTTTCACCAGAACATCGCCGGTTGAAACCACATCCCCTTCTTTCACGAGGATCTCCTTGATGATCCCACCTTCAAAGTGCTGGACAATCTTGTTCTGACCTGTAGCAACAAAGGAACCGGAAGCAACCACAGCACCTGCCATGGGAGCACTGGAGGCCCAATAACCAAATCCAGCAAAAGTAAGCGCAATAATGATTAAGCTAGCCAATATGGGAGAGCGAGTTGTGCGAGGCACATCTTCATACCAGCTCCCATCAAGTATAAGTGCTCTAGTAGACATTAAAATCACCAAATATCAAAAGCTTAAACTATTCAGCTGGTTGCGCTGCCGGCAGGTTATGCCCTGGAGCGTTTTGATGCTGTGAAATGCCTGGCCGTTTTCCCGTAATCAAAGGCATCACTTCATCACGGCTTCCAAACGCCGCCACAGTCCCGTCTTTGAGCATCATGATCTTGTCGACACAGCGCAACAGCGCAGGCCTCTGTGTGATCGCAATGACAGTCATCCCATCCTGCTTGGCACGCCCAAGAGCTTCTGCCAAAGCATGTTCCCCGATGGTGTCCAGATTGGAGTTTGGCTCATCCAACACCAACAGACGAGGGTTGTTATAGAACGCCCGGGCCAACCCAATCCGCTGCCTCTGCCCGCCAGACAGAGGCGCTCCATCCATGGCAACTTGCGTCTCATAGCCCTGAGAAAACTGCGAGACCATCTCATGAATATCTGCCATTTGAGCGGCCTTAAAGACGTCCTCATCCTTAGCTTCTCTGTTCATTCGGGCAATGTTCTCTTTGATCGTACCCGGAAAGAGCTGAACATCCTGCGGCAAGTAACCAATATTCTCACCCAGTTGCCGGCTATCCCAGTTTCTCAAGTCCATCATATCAAGACGCACATTGCCTGCTGTTGGGATGAGAGAGCCAACCAACATTTTTCCCAGCGTACTCTTCCCAGAACCAGACGCGCCAACAACAGCCAGAGAATCTCCTGGAGAGAGCTGGAACGAAATACCATTCAGGATCACACGCTTGTTTGGAGGCGGTACGAATAGCAGCCGCTCAACACTCAGTCGGCCAGCAGGATTTGGCAACCGAAGCCGATGCACATTAAGCGGAGAGGTATGCAGTAGTTTCTGGATGCGCCCATATGCGTTTTTCGCTCCCACATAGCTCTTCCAGCCATCAATAATGCCTTCAACAGGAGCTAGAGCACGACCACCAATTATGGACGCAGCAATAATCATACCGCCAGTAATTTCGTTAGAAAGCGCAAGCCACGCGCCCCAACCGAGCATCGTGATCTGAGTAGACAAGCGAATGAACTTGGATACAGCTGAAATCAGGACATTTCGATCCTGCCCCAGTATCTGAGCCTTCAACGACTCAGCAGTTTCCTTGCCCCAGATAATCACACCTTCAGGGATCATTCCCATTGCGTTCATAACCTGAGCATTCCGCGCCATCGCTTCTGCCTGCAGGTTCGCACGGGAAGAAAATGCATTGGCCTTTCCAAATGGAACAGCGGTTAGCCTCTGGTTGATCCGCGCAAGAACGAGCAGCAACAAAATAGTCGTTGTAACGATCATTCCAAGTTGCGGGTGCACCATGTAAACGACAAGCAGATAGATCGGAGCCACAGGTGCATCCATCATGGTCAGAAGCACGGAACCCGTCAAAAAGCTCCGCAACTGCTGCAAGTCAGAAAGAGCCTGAAACTCTTGACTACTACCATTATGAGACGCTCTTGCAGCAGCACTGAGCACAGGCCCACCAAGCCGCGTCTCAACATCCACAGCAACCCGCATAAGCATAAAGCGGCGGAACATATCCAGCAGCACATGAGCCAACACAAGGCCGATGACGATAGCAGTAAGCATAACAAGTGTATCGACACTTCGGCTGGTCAACACACGGTCAGAAATCTGGAACAGATAAATAGGAACAGAAAGGATCAGAAGGCTGGCACAGAAGGAGAAGAACCCAACATACAACAGGTTGATCTTTGCCCTTGCCAGACCATTTTGCATCAACTTCCGAAAATCAATATCTTCATAAGGGCCGCCATTTTTTCTGGAGGCAAAATTGCCTTTTTGGCCTGCGAGCTTTTCTCCATTTGCAGGTTCTTGCGAAATGCCATCTACCTGCAAT
Coding sequences:
- a CDS encoding type I secretion system permease/ATPase, with the protein product MQVDGISQEPANGEKLAGQKGNFASRKNGGPYEDIDFRKLMQNGLARAKINLLYVGFFSFCASLLILSVPIYLFQISDRVLTSRSVDTLVMLTAIVIGLVLAHVLLDMFRRFMLMRVAVDVETRLGGPVLSAAARASHNGSSQEFQALSDLQQLRSFLTGSVLLTMMDAPVAPIYLLVVYMVHPQLGMIVTTTILLLLVLARINQRLTAVPFGKANAFSSRANLQAEAMARNAQVMNAMGMIPEGVIIWGKETAESLKAQILGQDRNVLISAVSKFIRLSTQITMLGWGAWLALSNEITGGMIIAASIIGGRALAPVEGIIDGWKSYVGAKNAYGRIQKLLHTSPLNVHRLRLPNPAGRLSVERLLFVPPPNKRVILNGISFQLSPGDSLAVVGASGSGKSTLGKMLVGSLIPTAGNVRLDMMDLRNWDSRQLGENIGYLPQDVQLFPGTIKENIARMNREAKDEDVFKAAQMADIHEMVSQFSQGYETQVAMDGAPLSGGQRQRIGLARAFYNNPRLLVLDEPNSNLDTIGEHALAEALGRAKQDGMTVIAITQRPALLRCVDKIMMLKDGTVAAFGSRDEVMPLITGKRPGISQHQNAPGHNLPAAQPAE
- a CDS encoding HlyD family type I secretion periplasmic adaptor subunit translates to MSTRALILDGSWYEDVPRTTRSPILASLIIIALTFAGFGYWASSAPMAGAVVASGSFVATGQNKIVQHFEGGIIKEILVKEGDVVSTGDVLVKLDETAAEANLERLVIRQARLQAIQARLTQEAKGHKMLVLPEMLTSTAHDPKIKSIILNQSLTFKARTRKLQSEIDILAQGINALKERIQGGQSQLVAVKQQMELFQEELDAKKKILGKGLIRKSDVLRIERSLANLKGEEGRILAEIGDATERIARARAQIVKVENEASQTAVGELQVVNADLDDVSEQIRAAQDVLQRVEIVAPVRGIVVRMRYHTAGGVVESGKDLMEILPLQDELIIEASIQTTEIDNVKEGQKAMVRLTALNQRITPMLDAKVIYVSADALRNEDPMSSVGDVYKARVQLDREKIPGHLNFKATPGMPAEVYITTRDRTFFDYLMEPVRDSMARAFREP